Sequence from the Clostridium botulinum genome:
ACGTGGAATAACATCCATATTACCTAAAACATCCGATTTAAGAGATACTCTTGTTAAATCATGATTTATATCTATTCTATAAACAGTATTTTTCATTCCACCTCTGTCTATATCAACATAATACACTCCTGTAAGAACTGAAACACTTATCTTTTTTACTTCCATATTACTTTGATAATTACATACTTCACTTACATCACTTTGCACTTTATTAGTAGGATCATATGTTACAAGCTTTATCTTATCTTCGCCATCTATCTTAGTATTTTCAGCTATTACTATTCTATCTCTATCAGATAGCCATTTGTAATACATTATTTCTCCACCATCTTCAGTTTTAATTTCATTTTTTTCATTTGTTGATGTATCTTCTATGTATATTTTATCATTGTAATTATAAGTTAAATATCTTCCATCATAAGATATTTTTACATCTTCTGCACCATTTGGAATAGTTGCATTTACATTCTTAGTATCTGCCACATCAGTTTCCACTTTTTTTATTTTAAAATCTGAAGAATGTTTAAAAACAAAACTATCTAAAATGAATAAACCAGCAAATTGTAATATTAGAGATAGCATTCCCCAAGAAATTATTCTCTTAATAACTTTCATTATTTTTGTCTCTCCTTCTTACTCAACAATAATTGCTGTTGGTATTGCTCTTTCTCCTAAGCTATCTGATGGATTATTTATTATCTTATCATTGTAATACATTGTTGTTGATTTTCCACCATCTAAGTTTATTGCATTTACGGCTCCACATTTATAGATTACTTCTTGAGCTTCTTTCAATGTAGCACCTAAACTTGTTGCACTTCTACCGTCTATAACTAAAAGGAGTATCGCACCATCTGCTCTTTGACCTATTAAAGTTCTTGGAGCTACTCCCCAACCGCCATCACCTGCCATTGGAGTCATTTTACCATTTACAACTAAAGTTGGAGTAAAGCTTAAAGCTTCTTGTATATTTAACTTTTTAAGTTCATTTACAGAATAATTTCCTACTATTAACTTACCTTCTTTTGTAATTCCTAATAAATCAGTTTTTTCATTTTCATTTTTATCATTAAAAATTACTTTTCCTTGACTCATTATGACTCCTGTTGGAAGTCCACCATTCCCAGTCCATTGTGCTGTTGAAGAACTATCTGTAAATCCGCCTCCGTTTATTGCTGCTATTGCATTATTATTTTTTGCAATTTGAGATGTAGTCTCTCCTTCTACATTCAATTTAGAAGTATATCCTACTTTTATTCTAGTTGGATCTTTTATTGTTAAAAGATATCCATTATATTTAGGGTTTTCTATTGTATGTAATTCTATATTAGAGTCTTTTACCTTAGGTATTTCTACTTCATCAACATTTGTATTTTCCGAAGTTTCATCAACTGATGCTGTTCCTAAAATTTCAGCTATTTTTTCATCTGATAAAAACCATGTTGCTAAATATTGATGACTAAAAGATGTCATTGCAGCTCCGACAAATGTCCTTTTTGCATTTTCAAAAGGACCATATAAAAGTACAAGAGGGCCTGTACAAGCTGTGAAAATAATCATAAATATTAAAAATCCTAAAACCCCTTTAAAAGAAACCTTTTTTCTCTTTTTTCTTTTTTTAGAATTATTCGGTCTCGCCTTTACAGCTTTCTTCTGCTTTTTTATGTTTTTATCCATGAAATTTTTCCTTTCTTCTTTCATTTCTAAAAGTACTTATAATCATATGTAAATTAAAATCAGACTATCTTTATAATTATATAATACGAAAATTTAAAATTCAATAATTATGTTAGTAATTATTTTCAATATTCATCTTTATTATATATAATTTTAATTTTTTTTATTAATTATGATATAATTTATTCAATAATTATATGTTTTTACAAGTTAATAATTATTCTTACAAAAATAATTTAAGGGGATATTTAATTATGGAAAATAAAATTTTAAATAAATTAAAAAATTCTACTGAATATATATCTGGAGAAACCTTAAGCCTAGAATTAAATGTTTCAAGAAGTGCTATTTGGAAACATATTAAAACATTAAAAAATAAAGGCTATGTAATAGATGGAATTTCAAATAAAGGATATAAATTAATATCATCACCGAATACATTGTTCCCAAGTGAAATAGATCCATTATTAAAAACAAAAGAAATAGCTAAAACTATACAATACTATTTTGAACTCCCATCAACTAATAAAACTGCGAAGCAACTAGCGGATAACAATAATGCAAATAATGGAACATTAATAATTGCTGAAAAGCAAACATTAGGCAAAGGACGTTTTGACAGAAAATGGACTTCACCATCAAGTGGAATTTGGATGAGCTTAATATTAAAACCTAATATTCCACCTTCAGAGGCTTCAAAAATAACTCAAATTGCAGCTGCTTCAGTTTATAAAGCACTTTTAAATTTCGGAATTAATGTTAGTATAAAATGGCCTAATGATATTTTTATTAATGGTAAAAAGTTATGTGGTATTTTAACAGAAATGAAGTGTGATATAGATAGAATACATTATTTAGTTTTAGGTATAGGATTAAATGTAAATTTAAATGCTGAAGAAATTACAGATGAACTTAAAGATATAGCTACATCATTAAAATTAGAATTTAATAAAACGTTTAGTAAAAGCTTAATACTTTCTGAAATTCTTAATAATTTTGAACCACTTTATGAAAAATTCATTTTAGAAAATAATATTTGTGAAGTATTAAATATATGTAGGCAAAATTCTAATCTTTTAAACCAAAAAGCAAAGCTTATAACTTATCATAAAGAAGAAATAGTCACTTGTATTGGTATAAATGATAATGGTGAACTTATTGTAAAAGATGCAGATGGATATGAAAAAGCTGTAACCAGTGGGGAAATTAGCTTTAGAGTTTAAAAATAAATGGATGCTCTTGCTTTTGAGTTAATGACATGATAATTGATAGTTTTGACTGAAAGCCTTAAAGACTTACTAAAACATATATTTTAAAATTCCACTAAGGAATTTTTTCATGAACTTTCAAATCCCCCATCATCAATTTTTAATAATATTTAACTTTAATAATTATATAATTTCGTGTACATTAAAAATAGGCTCTGCTTTAAAACAGAGCCTTAAAATATATACTTCTATAATAATCTTATTCCATATTTTTCACATGCATTAAGATTCTTTTCATCCCAAATTGAAGCTTGCACTTCACCTATATGTGCCTTCTTCAAGAAGAACATACATATTCTTGATTGTCCTATTCCACCACCAATTGTATATGGTAATTTACCTTCTAATAACATCTTATGGAATTCAAGATTTTTTCTATCTTCGCAATTAGCTTCTTTAAGTTGTCTTAATAAGGCTTTTTCATCAACTCTGATTCCCATTGATGATACTTCAAATGCTCTCTCTAAAATTGGATAATAAAAAATTATATCTCCATTCATAGTCCAATCATCATAATCTGGAGATCTTCCATCATGCTTTTCTCCTGATTTTAATACATCCCCAATTTGCATTATAAATACTGCACCTTTTTCTTTAGCTATAAGATCTTCTCTTTCTTTTCCTGTCTTTCCTGGATACATATCTTCTAACTCTTGAGTAGTTATAAAGAATATATCTTCTGGTAAAAACTTTTCTTCATCCATTGATTCCTTACAAGCAAAATCTTCTGCTTTTTTAAATACAGTATAAATTTTCTTTACTATATCTTTTAAAGTATCTAAATTTCTATCTTCTTTATCTATTATTTTTTCCCAATCCCATTGATCTACATAGATAGAATGAAGATTATCTAAGTCTTCATCTCTTCTTATTGCATTCATATCTGTATATAAGCCTTCACCTGCTTCAAAACCATATCTATATAAACTATATCTTTTCCATTTAGCTAATGAATGTACTATTTGTACATCTTTTCCTGTTGCTAAAACGTCAAAACTTACAGGTCTTTCTGAACCATTTAAATTATCGTTCATTCCTGTTTGAGGTTCAACAAATAAAGGTGCTGAAACTCTAGTTAAATTTAAGCTTTCTGCAAGGGCTCTTTCAAAAAAGTCTTTAATCTTCTTAATATGAACTTCTGTTTCTATCAATGAATTTTTGCTTTTATATCCTTCTGGAATAATAACATTTTCGATATTCATAAATAAATCCCCCTAAAATTATTACTATATTACTTATACTTTTTAATAAATGTTTAGTAAAAAGGAGGTCCTAGAATGCATTTGCATACTTGACCTCCTAAACATCCGTATTTCACTAATTCAGTATAATAAATTAATAATAACTTGTCAAATTAAATTTAAATTTCACATTTTGACACGTGTTCTTTTAATACATTAGCTGAATTCTGTAATTTTTCTATTTCTTCTTCAGTTATATTTGGTTCTACTATTCTTACTGCTCCATTTCTATTAATTATAGTAGGTATTGCTAAGTACATATCACTAATACCATATTCTCCTTGCATTAATGAGGAAACAGTTAAAATAGCATTTTCATCTCTAAGAATTGCTTCTACTATCTTAGTTATAGCTAATCCAATTGCATAATAAGTGGCTTTTTTTCTGCTTATTATTTCATATGCTGCATTTTTAACGTCACTTTCAATAACGCTTCTTATTTCTTCATCCCATTCTAAAGAGAATTTTTTTGTATAATCATCAAAACCCTCACCTGCAATACTTCCAGTACTCCAACTTACAACTTCACTGTCTCCATGTTCACCTAAAACGTATGCATGAACATTATTATTACTTACATTTAAGTACTTACCTATAACATATTTTAATCTTGATGTATCTAGGACTGTTCCAGTTCCTATTACTCTTTCTTTAGGGAATCCTGATAACTTATATGTAATGTATGCTAAAATGTCTACTGGATTAGATGCAACTAATAATATAGCATCTGGACTTACTTTTGCTATTTCAGGAATAAAACCTTTAAATATATTATAATTTTTTTCAATTAAATCTAATCTAGTTTCTCCCTCTTTTTGAGCTGCTCCAGCTGTTATTATAACAATATCTGATTCTTTAGTTTCAGCTATACTACCTGCATATATATTAACCGGTTTTACAAAAGAAGTTCCATGAACCAAGTCCATAACCTCTCCCATAGCTTTATCCATATTTATATCACATATACAAATTTCTGTAGCTACGCCACTATTCATTAACGCAAATGCTGTTGTTGATCCTACAAATCCTGCACCTATAATTGATATCTTACGTTTTCTCTCTCTTGCCATATCTAGTCCTCCTATTATATTCTACTGTTTAATATATTATTATCAAAACGTTTGTAAATTATTATTTAGTGAATTTACAAACATATTAAAATAATTTAAAATTACTTCCTATTAAATTAATTTTAAACAATATTATAAATATATTATTTCTAAAAAAATAAGTTCCTTATTTCTTTCTAAGTCAGTATACATTAAACAATAATCAAATTCAATAGCATTTAATAATAATTATTATTTGGTTAAATTAATTGAAAAACTTTAGAAATACTATATAATTAGATTTAGGCATTAATTAGAATAATGCCTTTATTTGTAGTATTACATACTATAATTAAGTTTCTTATAAACTAAGGGAGGTATTATTTTATAATGAAATTATTATTTTTTGATACAGAAACTACTAGTATAAAGCCAGGTAGTATTTGTCAATTAAGTTATATAACTGTAGACGCAAGTTCTAAGCCCCAAATAACAACAGGTAAAAATTTTTTCTTTACAGTTGATGAAATGAATCCATCAGCTCAAGAAATCCATGGATTTTCTTTAGAAAAACTATATGAATTATCAGAGGGTCAATATTTTGAAGATTTAGTTCCTGAATTCTTTAAAGATTTTATAGAAGCTGATTTTTTAATAGGACATAATGTTAATTTTGATATTCGATTTTTAAAGCATGAACTATCTTTACTTGGAGAAGATTTTCTTCCAAAGCATTCCTTCTGTACAATGATGTATTATAAAGATATTTGTAAAATTCCTAAAGCAAATGGTGAAATTAAAAATCCTAAGCTAGAAGAAGTTGTAAATTTTCTTGGAATAACAAAAGATCAAATCACTAAAACTTCAGATAGATTGTTTCAAGGTAGTGGTAATTATCATGATGCAAGATTTGATACTGCAGCAACTTATTTAGTTGTAACTGAAGGATTAAAAAAAGGTTATTTTCCAAGAGGATATTTTACAGATTTACTAAAAAAGAAATAATATATATTTTTTTCTTAATAATATATTATTTTTTATATATTAAGTATATAGTTACCCCATTTAAGCTATATTTGTTATCAATTTAATTATAATATTTAGAGAATTACATTAATTTTTATTAACATTAATATAATCCTCTAAATATTATAATAGTATCAACAAATATTATATTGAATGAGGTGAATTCATATGAAAAGATATATTTGTGATATCTGTGGATATATATATGATCCTGAAATGGGAGATATAGATAGCAATATAAAACCTGGAATGAAATTTGAAGATCTACCTTGTAATTGGATTTGTCCTATATGTAATTTCGAAAAAGAAAATTTTTCTTTATTATTATAATTTTATATTTTAGCCATTTATTCTTTCCAAACACAATGAAAGAATAATGATGCGGCATATAATTATTTTTTATTCTTTAGATTTACTCATAACATCTCTAAAATATAACAGTCTATGAGTTATCTATAAATTTTAAGGTTATATAATTTTCTAAAGAATAAAAAAATAAGGAGCTTTTTATTTTAAAAGCTCCTTATTTCTATTTATCATCAATAATTCTTTGATACTTTTTAGTTATTTCCTTATCCATAGCAGGAACTCCTTCTAATGGATATTTAAAATTCAAAACATCATACTTGTTTTTTCCTAAAAGATGATATGGTAACAACTCAACTTTCTCAACACCATTTATATTAGATATGTATTTTTTTAGATTTCTTATATGCTCTTCTCCGTCAGTTAATCCTGGAACAACAACATGTCTAATCCAAATTGGAATTTTAGAACCTTGAACTACTTCTAAAAATTTTAATGATTTATCAATATCCATGTAAGTTACATTCTTATAACCATCTTTATCATAATGTTTTATATCAAATAAAACTAAGTCTACATATTTTAATATCTCATCATATTCCTCAAATCCAAAGCCTGAAGTATCTAAACAAGTATTTATTCCTCTCTCTTTACATAATTTTAATACTTCTAGAAGAAATTCTGGTTGCCTTAAAGGTTCTCCACCGGAAAATGTAACTCCACCATTAGAGCTTTCAAAATATGTTTTATATCTCTCTATTTTCTTAACTAAATCTTCTGGAGTATATTCTTCTCCACCGTCATAGGTCCATGTATCTGGATTATGACAATACTTGCATCTTAAAGAACAGCCTTGAAAAAATACAACCACCCTAATTCCCGGTCCATCTACTAATCCCATAGTTTCAATTGAATGAATTCTTCCTTTAACCATTTTTCTATCCTCCTAGAAAACTACACCCCTGTCATTTAATACAGGGGTATAATTTAAGTGTGTTTATGAATTTATAGTATATATACTTTTATTAATTATTCTGCCACTTTACCTATTGCATATATCAACAGATATTTAAAATATATCTTTAATTATCTAATCCTAGATGCTTTCGTGGAATGTTCTGCTTATAACTTCTAATTGTTGTTCTTTTGATAGTCTA
This genomic interval carries:
- a CDS encoding phosphodiester glycosidase family protein; this encodes MDKNIKKQKKAVKARPNNSKKRKKRKKVSFKGVLGFLIFMIIFTACTGPLVLLYGPFENAKRTFVGAAMTSFSHQYLATWFLSDEKIAEILGTASVDETSENTNVDEVEIPKVKDSNIELHTIENPKYNGYLLTIKDPTRIKVGYTSKLNVEGETTSQIAKNNNAIAAINGGGFTDSSSTAQWTGNGGLPTGVIMSQGKVIFNDKNENEKTDLLGITKEGKLIVGNYSVNELKKLNIQEALSFTPTLVVNGKMTPMAGDGGWGVAPRTLIGQRADGAILLLVIDGRSATSLGATLKEAQEVIYKCGAVNAINLDGGKSTTMYYNDKIINNPSDSLGERAIPTAIIVE
- a CDS encoding biotin--[acetyl-CoA-carboxylase] ligase, with amino-acid sequence MENKILNKLKNSTEYISGETLSLELNVSRSAIWKHIKTLKNKGYVIDGISNKGYKLISSPNTLFPSEIDPLLKTKEIAKTIQYYFELPSTNKTAKQLADNNNANNGTLIIAEKQTLGKGRFDRKWTSPSSGIWMSLILKPNIPPSEASKITQIAAASVYKALLNFGINVSIKWPNDIFINGKKLCGILTEMKCDIDRIHYLVLGIGLNVNLNAEEITDELKDIATSLKLEFNKTFSKSLILSEILNNFEPLYEKFILENNICEVLNICRQNSNLLNQKAKLITYHKEEIVTCIGINDNGELIVKDADGYEKAVTSGEISFRV
- the asnA gene encoding aspartate--ammonia ligase produces the protein MNIENVIIPEGYKSKNSLIETEVHIKKIKDFFERALAESLNLTRVSAPLFVEPQTGMNDNLNGSERPVSFDVLATGKDVQIVHSLAKWKRYSLYRYGFEAGEGLYTDMNAIRRDEDLDNLHSIYVDQWDWEKIIDKEDRNLDTLKDIVKKIYTVFKKAEDFACKESMDEEKFLPEDIFFITTQELEDMYPGKTGKEREDLIAKEKGAVFIMQIGDVLKSGEKHDGRSPDYDDWTMNGDIIFYYPILERAFEVSSMGIRVDEKALLRQLKEANCEDRKNLEFHKMLLEGKLPYTIGGGIGQSRICMFFLKKAHIGEVQASIWDEKNLNACEKYGIRLL
- a CDS encoding L-lactate dehydrogenase, which produces MARERKRKISIIGAGFVGSTTAFALMNSGVATEICICDINMDKAMGEVMDLVHGTSFVKPVNIYAGSIAETKESDIVIITAGAAQKEGETRLDLIEKNYNIFKGFIPEIAKVSPDAILLVASNPVDILAYITYKLSGFPKERVIGTGTVLDTSRLKYVIGKYLNVSNNNVHAYVLGEHGDSEVVSWSTGSIAGEGFDDYTKKFSLEWDEEIRSVIESDVKNAAYEIISRKKATYYAIGLAITKIVEAILRDENAILTVSSLMQGEYGISDMYLAIPTIINRNGAVRIVEPNITEEEIEKLQNSANVLKEHVSKCEI
- a CDS encoding 3'-5' exonuclease, which produces MKLLFFDTETTSIKPGSICQLSYITVDASSKPQITTGKNFFFTVDEMNPSAQEIHGFSLEKLYELSEGQYFEDLVPEFFKDFIEADFLIGHNVNFDIRFLKHELSLLGEDFLPKHSFCTMMYYKDICKIPKANGEIKNPKLEEVVNFLGITKDQITKTSDRLFQGSGNYHDARFDTAATYLVVTEGLKKGYFPRGYFTDLLKKK
- a CDS encoding rubredoxin — translated: MKRYICDICGYIYDPEMGDIDSNIKPGMKFEDLPCNWICPICNFEKENFSLLL
- the pflA gene encoding pyruvate formate-lyase-activating protein, which encodes MVKGRIHSIETMGLVDGPGIRVVVFFQGCSLRCKYCHNPDTWTYDGGEEYTPEDLVKKIERYKTYFESSNGGVTFSGGEPLRQPEFLLEVLKLCKERGINTCLDTSGFGFEEYDEILKYVDLVLFDIKHYDKDGYKNVTYMDIDKSLKFLEVVQGSKIPIWIRHVVVPGLTDGEEHIRNLKKYISNINGVEKVELLPYHLLGKNKYDVLNFKYPLEGVPAMDKEITKKYQRIIDDK